The genomic segment AGGAATCTTCTTCAGCATCTCATAATCGTGCTTGTGGCTTTTGCTCTCTAAGCGATCTGATAAAATGTAACTGCTTCCTCCCCTATATCATCATTAGAAGAAGTCCAATCCCCTTGACTATTCTAGATCCTCTGCCATGCCAGTTTCTTCCTTCTTCCTTTGACATAGGagtgaaagaacttagtatTTCTATCACCATCCTTGAACCACCTCATACCAGACTTCTGCTTCCAATATTCTTCTTCAAGATGCAAGTAGCTATTTAACTCAGCCTGAGCTTTAGGTAAATCTGTTCTATGCAACATGGAAGGATTTAATTCAAACTGTAGTTCCTTCACCTTGATACCATAATCTATGGTTGAGATTTGCAGAAAAATATTGCCATATGTGTCGTTACTCCACTTTGCCAAAGCCAGTTTCATCTTTTTCATGTTAGCCTGAAACTCAGTGAAAGGATTTGCTGCAAAATCCAAGCACCAGTTATCTTGAACCAATTCCAAAAATTTTGGATGTTGAGACCAAAAATTTAGGAACTTAAAAGGCTTAACAACCACCTCCTCTTGACTATCACACACAACATGGAGAGGGGCATGATCTGATCCATGCCTTATAAGATGTGAGACATCAAATGATGGGAAAAGATCCATGAACTCCTGATTTCCAAAAACTCTGTCAAGCCTTTTGAAAATGCAATCCTCTTCAGTTCTGCCATTCCACCAAGTATATCTACTACCAGAGAATTTCAATTCCATCAGACCACAGTTATTAACAAAATGACCAAAGTCACCAGTTTTAGACAAGTGAACAGGTAGACCCCCTAGCTTCTCGTCAGCTTTTAGAATTAAATTAAAGTCTCCCCTACTATCCATGGCCTTTGAATGTCCAGTGCAATTTGAGCAATTAAATCCCACAACTCTAACCTTTCTACAGCAGTAGATTTAGCTTAGAAAATTGTGACAAAAGCTTCTTGCTGCAAGTTGAAATGAGTCATTTTAAGAGTCACATGCTGCACTGAATCCATAATAACTTGAACTTGCCAATCATCagtccaaaaaattaaaatcttcTCTGACATATTAACCATTGAATTATGGATCCCTAATCTTCTTCTATAACTTTCCACTTCATCAGGCCCATGGAAAGGTTCCATAAGTGCTATGATTGAGTAGTGATGCCACCTATTAAGCTTAAACTCCTAAAAGAATTTTGAGTGTTGACTTATCTTATATTCCAAAATAGTACTTTGTCAATCATTGATTATTGGAGGGTTTAGATTTACTACTCCTTGTTGTTACCTGTAGTGGCACCATGTTGTTCTGTCTAGCTTTCTTTCCACCACTCTTTAATGTATGAATGTGTTTAGGTGATAAATCCCCATCTCTCGCAACTTGATTGATGTTCTGATCCATAGTTTCTTCCTCCTGCAAATCTCTGAGCTGAAGTAAGGAGTTATCTCCCTCTACTGTATCTGAACCTGGATTTACAACTTGCAAACTTGGCATTCCTGGATCCATGATATCATACTCATCCTTTTTGTCTGGATCCTTCTCTTTATCTGGATCTGTCCTTTTACTTAGAACTTCTGAATCACTTTTCTCATCATTTTCAGgctcaacaatattcaaaggaTTGTCAGGTGCCAAATTAGTAGAAACTGAATAATTTAGTTCAGTGCAGCTTTCTACATCTTCCTCAATTATTCCTTTCTTACATGTTGAGTCCTGAAAAATTATCATCTCTGAACCACCAACTGCTTCAAATTCCTGAACCATACTAGCATTGAGAGCATTATCCTGAGAGTCCTCTACTTGCAGCTGCTCCAATCCTTTTCCTGTAATTAATTTATCTTTACCATTGTTTGGTATATTTCCAAAGGAAGCTTCCACCTTTGCTTTTGCAAATTCCTTATCCTTCGCCTTTGATGATGCCTGTActtgttgattgttgtttttGTTAGAATTCTCTTTTGAAACAGCTTTCACCTCTGTTGATTTCTCTCTTATTTGTTCGCCAGGTAGCTTCTCAACATGTAAAGCATCACCCTTGTCATCACTATTCTTCAGGCCATCAGTCTGCACTTCCTCACTCTCATCCTCATTATTCATTAGAGCATCAAACAGGTTAGCGATTGCCCACCCTtgtggagaccttatc from the Lycium ferocissimum isolate CSIRO_LF1 unplaced genomic scaffold, AGI_CSIRO_Lferr_CH_V1 ctg8658, whole genome shotgun sequence genome contains:
- the LOC132045941 gene encoding uncharacterized protein LOC132045941 → MDSRGDFNLILKADEKLGGLPVHLSKTGDFGHFVNNCGLMELKFSGSRYTWWNGRTEEDCIFKRLDRVFGNQEFMDLFPSFDVSHLIRHGSDHAPLHVVCDSQEEVVVKPFKFLNFWSQHPKFLELVQDNWCLDFAANPFTEFQANMKKMKLALAKWSNDTYGNIFLQISTIDYGIKVKELQFELNPSMLHRTDLPKAQAELNSYLHLEEEYWKQKSGMRWFKDGDRNTKFFHSYVKGRRKKLAWQRI